TCACTATTGCAACTATTAGGAGTGAATTTATTTGAACAGTATTTTTCTAATGTGAGAACGAGTGGACTATTGTAAGATGAAAGAATAtggggacaaaaataaaaataattcaactaaTGTTTATAGGGATATGAATACATACTAAGTTAGCTTTGAGGCAAAAACAATAGTGTAATAATAACTATTATTTTTGAATATATTGGGCTCCATTAAATCACAGGTTTAATTTGACCTGCTGACACCAAAGATGTGGGCAGCGTCCCGACACATTACCAGGGTTCCTCTCTTCATGCTACATTGACCTCACAGGAATCACGTTTCAATATTTGAAGGCTGACGATTAGTTTTACACATTTCCTGAACCAGGGGTAAAACAGGAGATACATCATAGGATTTAAACAGGAGTTAAAATAGAACAAAACATAGACAGCAGATGAGGCACTCACAATAGTCTCCTGACCTGTTATTGTGAGAAATAAATATGGGCATAGGCCGATTAGAAAGGCAACTATAATAACTCCAAGGGTCCTGGCAGATTTGAGCTCAGATCTCTTCACAGTAACCCTTACTAATCCCCGAAGCGTGGCGGCTGCAACATGAGAGCGCATTGCCCGAGTCTGAGACACGGCGACCACAAACACTCGCACATAAAGAACTACAATGACACTGACTGGACTAATAAAGAAGAACAAAATATCCACTAAACCTGCAACTTCATCAAAAACAACCACACATTCTCCAGAGCAGGCATTGTGTCTGCCTGGTTGTTTAAGGTTTTCCTTCATTACTATAAAgacaaagaggaaagaaaacatcCAACATAGTGCAACACCGATCCGAACTCGTTTTGGAGTGACTTTCGTCAGGTAGTGGAGAGGGTTGCAAATGGCCACATAACAGTCAACTGATATGAGCACCATGGTTTCTACTGAGGCAGAAGTAATAACATAGTCAACAATATTATACAGAACACACATGAGGTCACCAAGGTACCAGCAGCCGTCTATGAGCAGGATCTGGAAGACAACAAGGAAGCCAACAAAGAAATCTGACACTGCcaaagagaggaggaggaggttggtggAAGTGTGGAGCTGCCTGGGGAGGTAAGAGAGCAACAGCAGAGAAGACAAAACATTATCACCAAATATGATCCCTTCCATTTATGTTTTATACAATGATACACGTTTGATTACTTCAAGTGTGAGATTGAGATGATGACCATCAGGTTAAGAGTCACAGTGAGGACAGAGATGGTGGATAGTATAATGCAAACCAGCGTTGATACAGAGGGAAGCTGTTTGGTTTTCCTGCAGGAGGAGTTGAGGAGTTGTGGAAAGCAAAGTTCCTCTTCTTCTATTGTTTGCATCATTAGAAAGAGGAGGAGATGAACAGCTACCAATCTCTTTAAGCATACTGTCAGACATGCTTTTTCTTCTAACTGATTTATCTCTCTGCTTGCTACACATTGCTCCTCCCTCTCGACGGAGGGATGTGGAGGCTGAACCTGGTATTCAAAGATACACCTACAGTTAAAGTAAAAATTATTCTCCTCCAAGGAAATATAGAACATTCCCCCAAATTACTGTCTTAAAGTTTTATAAACAATACAATCAAATTAATTAAAGAATAGTGAAGGAGCAAGAAATGGCCTGCCCTTATTATGAAGAGGGGGGTCCCAAGGAGCAAGAAGACTGAATCCTTTCAAACGAACAcaaggaattaaacttcccatgtaaacgcactgattgaCATTTGATCATACATTTGTTTGAAAGGTTTTGAGTCTATTCACCAGGGGTTTTAGGGTTGCCTGTCTAACTGATTTGAAAATATGaattttgagcttcataatgGACATTCTATGAGATGTTATCGGGAGGGATTCATAATTTTTTCAACATAAATGTATATTACACTGAATTTAGAGTTATTCACCAATCTTATGTAAGACCTCCCTCTCTACAGATATTCCCCATCTTTTTTGTTACAGTTTAGTCAATATTTAAAAGGTATATGACCCAAAAACCATTCATAACACAGTTGACAGGCAAAGTAACACAGTTGACAGGAGAAATAGTAGTACTCCTATGTAATTACTATGTAATGTCTGTGTTATAACAAtagttcatgaatgtttttTATCAACAACACTCAATATAAGCATAAACTATGACAATAAACTGCCAACATTGTCAACCGTGTTAATCCCTGTCAACTGTGTTACAGTTGGTGGGTAACACAGTTGACATTTCGGCCATTTTAGGGCCTTGTGCTAACTGCAGACCTTGGACCTGTCACTACATGGCCTTGATCAacttatgtttttatacagtttctctgtatttttgtaaaaataacatGTAAAGCAAGTTCACAAGAACATGTTGATAACACAGTTGACGATCAATTAAACCACTCTATGTGCACACAATAATATTGATGAAGTATTGAAGAGGAGGAGTAGAAATTTACCACACTGTCTTCAAATCTCCCTCCCTGAAGGAAGGGACATCATATAATTTTGGACATGTGACTTTGGAGCAAACCATTGCTGATTTATAGGGGTTTTTTCAATGGGTAACAGTTGACAGAGATTTCTCGGACACACACAAAGTGGATGATTTAATGTACATGCATGAACCAAATAGTTTTTAAAACACCTTTCTCatattttaatgattattttgaacaaataattatggaagttaaatacaaaaaaatgtattttagtgTTACTCTGAAGAGCATTTAGCAAATCGGacagcacaaaaacaacaaaatccagTATAGAATAagcattttttgaaaaataaattatgGAATCTGTTGACTTTTTTGTATTAAATGAAAGAGAAATGTGCCCTGATATAAAGTTGATAATTGatttaagtgaatatttagtaaAACTGATAAATACAGCCCATGGACATGACATGTACCCCTAATTATAGAATGACTCGGCAGCTAAAAAGAAACATCTGCAGACTTTAGAATTACATGTTTCATTTATCTGTGAACTCTATCCCTTTCTGAAGATGAGAAAAGGTGATGCCAACATTCCCAGGCCAAAGTACTTGGTGGAACCCTCTCAGTGTAGAGAGTACTAATGACGAGAAACTGAGAAGCTCAGAGacctgaggggtattccaggaagcgggtttagtgaaaatcctgagtttgttaagcctgagatgagagaaatccggagttttcagttccagaaagcgagttaactcaaactctgagtcagttactatggcaactgagcctctgaacctaacctgctcgctagcaggtttacttcaataaagcctgagtttctctctgtctcctccctcagtggcgtcaattcagccaatgggccattacgcaatacacatccgttttctgcaccacggacagtaagcggcagagagagcagaaaaggcgtatctgacaaacgcaacgtattttattcactatgtcagtgcaacaatatcacagggacatccgagtttaacttcaaacagttaaagtccaaatgcaaaaaggagagggagggagcagaagagagaaagagagggagagagtaaaaaaaaaagtcaaatatttcgcTTAAACAGATtcataagagggtagggtgatttgatatcttaccttaaaatgaacttgcataattgatccatcagtggctaacagcctcgttaatatcttctgctgctggggcaacattggactcatcacttgccttctttctttttttttttattgcgtggttgtctgattcattttcatttttgtaagttagtaacactgcagagcgcactaaaaacgacattgatagcgaccactgtcttcagggacgctgggacatcacatttcaagatatgagatAAGatatgaaatgtataaaaaaaattaaaaaaacatttacattttcccctgaagccgaggtgtgcgACTGCCCCttatctaaatgacaataaaatttcattcaataccattcctcCACTGGTTTCATCACCAATTCTCTCCTCgtgtttcgtgttttttttccgaaatatgttctcatactcgccatacgcacgtattaacacttctaactccagtggcgtgaagtatgtggatcttcagatgcaaacaaatgtttcttcaaagggattttgtaaattgaaatgttaaataaagtttaaaaaaaaaaagaaaaagtatgtcgctcttttgttgtcgccggttgccatggtgaatccttgtatcagggctctactgatgatggctttttatatcCCTCACGCACGCGCTTAGCtcgagcttaacaaactcagagttgattgaactaactcaaatccgctattctggaaccgaaaactccgactttcctatctcaggataagtcaactcggagttcaggtttaaactcggaatttgttcaacaaactctgagtctaatcctgaactcttagttgatctactctgagatcggaaactctgggTTTTCgattccagaacagcggatttgagttaatttactcaactctaagtagtttcacctggagttaagcgcgtgcaccacaactataaaaagccagcatcaatggagccctgatacaacgattcaacatggcaaccggcgacaacaaaagatccacatacttttttttactttatttaacatttcaatttacaaaatccctttgaggaaagattagtttgcatctgaagatccacataattcacgccgtgtcctttttcacccgaatggaattagagattttaatgcgcgcatacggcgaatttgaacatgtttttcgaaaaaagaataacaccgcagcacagaatataatataaaatcaatttaacagatctcttcatcattcacctgcaatcctgtggaaccccttgatggcttggacaggtttatgtaggctttccacccgtcccttgaaatacggaattgttccgtaattaggaattaaaagttgcgttccgtattgaaccaatacagacacatattatgccagggttctccaacccttgtcctggagagcacctatccagcatgttttagatctttccctgcttcagcacaccatgatacaaggagctgtgtcagcaacagaagTGTCCGGACCTTGAActtaatgacgaccattgattagaatcatgcagggagacacctaaaacatgctggataggtctctccaggaccggagttggagacccctgtattatgctcttatttattcatgtaataatatacaggtggaggtcggaaaatttgaatatattgcaaaactatACTTGCAAatttcctttatttgttataattttgatgattatggctcacagtttatgaaaaccccaaataaaaaatctcaaaaaattagaatatattatgaaatcattaaacaattcaatcatcaaaattataacaaataaatgattaaCACATATTGCTtggcctgtaatgagactatgtactgtaatgtacatgtattatgcggtctgataaccatctcccgacgaatatttaattctctgcgcattaattctgcaccttcatcaattgtgtcttcatcaaaaggacatgccatgttcgtgacaatggacttctaatatatatactgactctgtttttaatgacagacggcagaacttcgccaaaactcgcctgctgactgaatgaatgaggaaatcaaatgtgcgtgcggctctgaaagaggcggagacgcagagaaactccaggttcattgagataaacctggtcccgaccaggttaggttcagagcatctgttactacggtaactgaccaagagcttaagttacctctctttgtgaaacaggctagagttacctctctttctctggtttgagttacctccctttgt
This DNA window, taken from Cololabis saira isolate AMF1-May2022 chromosome 6, fColSai1.1, whole genome shotgun sequence, encodes the following:
- the LOC133445630 gene encoding trace amine-associated receptor 13c-like, with amino-acid sequence MQTIEEEELCFPQLLNSSCRKTKQLPSVSTLVCIILSTISVLTVTLNLMVIISISHLKQLHTSTNLLLLSLAVSDFFVGFLVVFQILLIDGCWYLGDLMCVLYNIVDYVITSASVETMVLISVDCYVAICNPLHYLTKVTPKRVRIGVALCWMFSFLFVFIVMKENLKQPGRHNACSGECVVVFDEVAGLVDILFFFISPVSVIVVLYVRVFVVAVSQTRAMRSHVAAATLRGLVRVTVKRSELKSARTLGVIIVAFLIGLCPYLFLTITGQETIVSASSAVYVLFYFNSCLNPMMYLLFYPWFRKCVKLIVSLQILKRDSCEVNVA